A window of the Janthinobacterium agaricidamnosum NBRC 102515 = DSM 9628 genome harbors these coding sequences:
- the asd gene encoding aspartate-semialdehyde dehydrogenase: protein MKLVGLVGWRGMVGSVLMQRMQEEGDFAHIEPVFFTTSNTGGSAPSMAKNETILKSATDIAELKKCEIIISCQGGDYTSEVFPQLRAAGWDGYWIDAASTLRMEKDAVIVLDPVNLHVIKDALGKGVKNYIGGNCTVSCMMMGLGGLFQHDLIDWMTSMTYQAASGGGAQHMRELLTQFGTINGSVKALLDNPASAILEIDRQVLATQHGYAPDEIKQFGAPLAGNLIPWIDKDLGNGQSKEEWKAGAETNKILGRGADFGSQAIPVDGLCVRIGAMRCHSQALTIKLKKDVPLDEINDIIASNNQWVKLVPNTREASVRDLSPAAVTGSLTIPVGRVRKMSMGGEYLSAFTVGDQLLWGAAEPLRRMLRILLDA, encoded by the coding sequence ATGAAATTAGTAGGCTTGGTAGGTTGGCGCGGTATGGTCGGTTCGGTCCTGATGCAACGCATGCAGGAAGAGGGCGATTTTGCTCACATTGAACCGGTATTTTTCACTACGTCGAACACCGGCGGTTCCGCACCGTCGATGGCGAAGAATGAAACCATTTTGAAGAGCGCCACCGATATTGCCGAGCTGAAGAAGTGCGAGATCATTATTTCTTGCCAGGGCGGCGACTACACCAGTGAAGTTTTCCCGCAATTGCGCGCGGCTGGCTGGGACGGCTACTGGATCGATGCGGCATCGACCTTGCGCATGGAAAAAGACGCCGTGATCGTGCTCGATCCGGTCAACCTGCACGTCATCAAGGATGCGCTGGGCAAGGGCGTCAAGAACTACATCGGCGGCAATTGCACCGTATCGTGCATGATGATGGGCCTGGGCGGCTTGTTCCAGCACGACTTGATCGACTGGATGACGTCGATGACGTACCAGGCGGCCTCCGGCGGGGGCGCGCAGCACATGCGCGAATTGCTGACCCAGTTCGGCACCATCAACGGTTCCGTCAAGGCCTTGCTCGACAACCCGGCTTCGGCAATTCTTGAAATCGACCGCCAGGTGCTGGCCACCCAGCACGGCTACGCGCCGGACGAAATCAAGCAATTCGGTGCGCCGTTGGCCGGCAACCTGATCCCGTGGATCGACAAGGACCTGGGCAACGGCCAATCCAAGGAAGAATGGAAAGCCGGCGCGGAAACCAACAAGATTCTCGGCCGCGGCGCCGATTTCGGCAGCCAGGCCATCCCGGTCGACGGCTTGTGCGTGCGCATCGGCGCGATGCGCTGCCACTCGCAGGCGCTGACCATCAAGCTGAAAAAAGACGTGCCGCTCGATGAAATCAACGACATCATCGCCAGCAACAACCAGTGGGTCAAACTGGTGCCGAACACCCGCGAAGCGTCGGTGCGCGACCTGTCGCCGGCCGCCGTCACCGGCAGCCTGACGATCCCGGTCGGCCGGGTGCGCAAGATGAGCATGGGCGGCGAATACCTGTCGGCCTTCACCGTCGGCGACCAATTGCTGTGGGGCGCGGCCGAACCGCTGCGCCGCATGCTGCGGATTTTGCTGGACGCCTGA
- the leuB gene encoding 3-isopropylmalate dehydrogenase, with translation MKIAILPGDGIGPEIVTQAVKVLNVLGEQFELETAPVGGAGYAAHGHPLPEATLALAKAADAVLFGAVGDYQYDNLERSLRPEQAILGLRKNLGLFANLRPAILYPELAGASTLKPEVVSGLDILIIRELTGDIYFGQPRGVRECPDGPFKGQREGYDTMRYAEGEIRRIAHVAFQAAQKRDKRLTSVDKANVLETFQFWKDIVIDVHKEYPDVALDHMYVDNAAMQLVRAPKKFDVMVTGNMFGDILSDAAAMLTGSIGMLPSASLDANNKGLYEPSHGSAPDIAGKGIANPLATILSAAMMLRYSLNRAEQADRVETAVKKVLSQGYRTADIYEAGTTRVSTGEMGDAVVKALG, from the coding sequence ATGAAAATTGCAATCTTGCCGGGTGATGGCATCGGCCCGGAAATCGTCACCCAAGCCGTCAAAGTATTGAATGTACTGGGCGAACAGTTTGAACTGGAAACCGCTCCCGTCGGCGGCGCCGGTTATGCGGCCCACGGCCATCCATTGCCGGAAGCTACCTTGGCGCTGGCCAAGGCGGCCGACGCGGTGCTGTTCGGCGCCGTCGGCGATTATCAGTACGACAATCTGGAGCGCTCCTTGCGCCCGGAACAGGCGATCCTCGGCTTGCGCAAGAACCTGGGCCTGTTCGCCAACCTGCGTCCGGCGATCCTGTATCCGGAACTGGCGGGCGCCTCGACGCTGAAACCGGAAGTCGTCTCCGGTCTGGATATCCTGATCATCCGTGAATTGACCGGCGACATTTATTTCGGCCAGCCGCGCGGCGTGCGCGAGTGCCCGGACGGTCCGTTCAAGGGCCAGCGCGAAGGTTACGACACCATGCGCTACGCGGAAGGTGAAATCCGCCGCATCGCCCATGTGGCGTTCCAGGCCGCGCAAAAGCGCGACAAGCGCCTGACCAGCGTCGACAAGGCGAATGTGCTGGAAACCTTCCAGTTCTGGAAAGACATCGTCATCGACGTGCACAAGGAATATCCGGACGTGGCGCTGGACCATATGTATGTCGACAATGCCGCGATGCAACTGGTACGGGCGCCAAAGAAATTCGATGTCATGGTGACAGGCAATATGTTTGGCGATATCCTGTCCGATGCGGCGGCCATGCTGACCGGTTCGATCGGCATGCTGCCATCGGCGTCGCTGGACGCCAACAACAAGGGCTTGTACGAACCGTCGCACGGTTCGGCGCCGGATATCGCGGGCAAGGGCATCGCCAATCCGCTGGCGACGATCTTGTCGGCGGCGATGATGTTGCGCTACTCGCTGAACCGGGCCGAGCAAGCCGACCGGGTCGAAACGGCGGTCAAGAAAGTCTTGTCGCAAGGCTATCGCACGGCCGATATTTACGAAGCCGGCACTACCCGCGTCAGCACCGGGGAAATGGGCGATGCCGTGGTGAAAGCGCTGGGATAA
- the leuD gene encoding 3-isopropylmalate dehydratase small subunit, with protein sequence MDKFIIYEGLVAPLDRANVDTDAIIPKQFLKSIHRSGFGPNLFDEWRYLDHGEPGQDNSRRPLNPDFVLNEARYQGASILLTRKNFGCGSSREHAPWALDQYGFRAIIAPSFADIFFNNCYKNGLLPIVLSESQIDHLFNEVKAFPGYKLVVDLEQQRVATSNGSVAYPFEIDAFRKYCLMNGLDDIGLTLRHADAIHAFEERHLATQPWLANVI encoded by the coding sequence GTGGACAAATTTATCATTTACGAAGGGCTGGTAGCCCCGCTCGACCGGGCCAACGTCGATACCGACGCCATCATCCCGAAGCAATTCCTGAAATCGATCCACCGCAGCGGCTTCGGTCCGAACCTGTTCGACGAATGGCGTTACCTGGATCACGGCGAACCGGGCCAGGACAATAGCCGCCGTCCGCTGAACCCGGACTTCGTGCTGAACGAGGCGCGTTACCAGGGCGCGTCGATCTTGCTGACCCGTAAAAACTTCGGCTGCGGCTCGTCGCGCGAACATGCGCCGTGGGCGCTGGATCAGTATGGCTTCCGCGCGATCATCGCGCCGAGCTTCGCCGATATCTTCTTCAATAATTGCTACAAAAACGGCTTGTTGCCGATCGTCTTGTCGGAATCCCAGATCGATCACCTGTTTAATGAAGTCAAGGCCTTCCCCGGTTACAAGCTGGTGGTCGATCTTGAGCAACAGCGTGTGGCGACCAGCAATGGCTCAGTGGCATATCCGTTCGAGATTGACGCCTTCCGCAAATATTGCCTGATGAATGGCCTGGACGATATCGGCCTGACGCTGCGCCACGCCGACGCGATCCACGCTTTCGAAGAGCGCCATCTGGCCACGCAACCGTGGTTGGCCAACGTCATTTAA
- a CDS encoding entericidin A/B family lipoprotein: MKKILALSIAALILSGCNTVSGIGKDVQKVGQVVQSAGGK, from the coding sequence ATGAAAAAAATACTAGCCCTAAGCATCGCAGCCCTGATCCTGAGCGGATGCAACACCGTCTCCGGCATCGGCAAGGACGTTCAAAAGGTCGGCCAGGTGGTGCAAAGCGCCGGCGGCAAATAA
- the leuC gene encoding 3-isopropylmalate dehydratase large subunit → MMKTLYDKLWESHVVRAEDDGTTILYIDRHLVHEVTSPQAFDGLREAGRQPWRISANLAVADHNVPTTSRADGIADPVSRLQVETLDKNAKNYGLTYFNMNDKRQGIVHVIGPEQGATLPGMTVVCGDSHTSTHGAFGCLAHGIGTSEVEHVLATQTLLAKKSKSMLVQVDGAMPAGVTAKDIVLAVIGKIGTAGGTGYAIEFGGSTIRALSMEGRMTVCNMAIEAGARAGMIAVDDTTINYVKGRPFSPAGPHWERAVSYWRTLHSDPGARFDLVVTLNAAEIQPQVTWGTSPEMVVGINGRVPDPDHEKDAVRRDAMEKALVYMALKPNTPIEDIRIDKVFIGSCTNSRIEDLRAAAAVVRGKYRASNVTLAMVVPGSGLVKDQAEREGLDQIFKAAGFEWREPGCSMCLAMNADRLEPGERCASTSNRNFEGRQGQGGRTHLVSPAMAAAAGIAGHFVDVRGLR, encoded by the coding sequence ATGATGAAGACGCTTTACGACAAACTTTGGGAATCCCACGTTGTTCGGGCCGAAGATGATGGCACGACAATTTTGTATATCGACCGGCACCTGGTGCATGAAGTGACCAGCCCGCAGGCGTTCGACGGCTTGCGCGAAGCGGGACGCCAACCGTGGCGCATTTCCGCCAACCTGGCGGTGGCCGACCACAATGTGCCGACCACCAGCCGCGCCGACGGCATCGCCGATCCGGTATCGCGCTTGCAGGTCGAGACGCTGGACAAGAACGCCAAGAACTACGGCTTGACGTATTTCAACATGAACGACAAGCGCCAGGGCATCGTGCACGTGATCGGGCCGGAGCAGGGCGCGACGCTGCCGGGCATGACGGTGGTGTGCGGCGATTCGCATACTTCGACCCACGGCGCGTTCGGCTGCCTGGCGCACGGCATCGGCACCTCCGAAGTGGAACATGTGCTGGCTACCCAGACCTTGCTGGCGAAAAAATCGAAATCGATGCTGGTGCAGGTCGACGGCGCCATGCCGGCCGGCGTCACCGCCAAGGATATCGTGCTGGCCGTGATCGGCAAGATCGGCACCGCCGGCGGCACCGGTTACGCGATCGAATTCGGCGGTTCGACGATACGCGCATTGTCGATGGAAGGCCGCATGACGGTCTGTAACATGGCGATCGAGGCCGGCGCGCGCGCCGGCATGATCGCCGTCGACGACACCACCATCAATTATGTCAAGGGTCGTCCGTTTTCGCCGGCCGGCCCGCACTGGGAGCGCGCCGTGTCGTACTGGCGCACGCTGCATTCCGATCCGGGCGCGCGGTTCGACCTGGTGGTGACCTTGAACGCGGCCGAGATCCAGCCGCAAGTGACGTGGGGCACGTCGCCTGAAATGGTGGTCGGCATCAATGGCCGGGTGCCCGATCCGGACCATGAAAAGGACGCCGTGCGCCGCGATGCGATGGAAAAGGCGCTGGTCTACATGGCCTTGAAGCCGAATACGCCGATCGAGGACATCCGCATCGACAAGGTGTTCATCGGTTCCTGCACCAACTCGCGCATCGAAGACTTGCGCGCGGCGGCGGCGGTGGTGCGCGGCAAGTACCGCGCATCCAACGTGACGCTGGCGATGGTGGTGCCGGGTTCCGGTCTCGTCAAGGACCAGGCCGAGCGCGAAGGCCTGGACCAGATTTTCAAGGCCGCCGGTTTCGAGTGGCGCGAACCTGGCTGCTCGATGTGCCTGGCGATGAACGCCGACCGGCTGGAACCGGGCGAGCGCTGTGCGTCCACCTCGAACCGCAACTTCGAAGGACGCCAGGGGCAGGGCGGCCGCACCCATCTGGTGTCGCCGGCAATGGCGGCGGCGGCGGGCATCGCCGGCCACTTTGTGGATGTGCGCGGCTTGCGATGA
- a CDS encoding chemotaxis protein CheA, protein MDDMLKDFVVEAMDLAVNVEEHLLRLERDPDNKETLNAVFRSFHTIKGGAGFMNLPALVAACHLTENLFDALRTGAAPVTPIAIEAALQASGFVADQLTELANGAAPESLPAMPEELEVILTDAIEGKTGEAAAPAVAAPVAQPVAAAAAQPLASDDGLDWEAMYVAVTPPGTHVAAVAAAPTAAPVAPAAVAVAAAPAPAAAKPAAKNWDGVDRREERPNSAPVKEDSIRVDAVKLDALLEVAGESVQAANQAAVLLERLLQFKFEGQAATLMATLAETLERASRYSTELQRATLATRMQPVGRLFQKFPRLVRELAKDLGKDVELTIEGAETEVDRVVVDSLYDPLVHMLRNALDHGVESPEERLAAGKSTKSYISLKAWQEANSVMIVLQDDGKGMDPAKLRKKAFEKGLISENAQLSNDECFQLVFLPGFSTKDVASSVSGRGVGMDVVKTAVEKNRGAIHIDSALGSGTRFAIRLPIELSIVPTMLVSTSGAALALPMAVVQRVVELPETFMEVGGAPVLKDQGRPLPVRSLAGALGYEACSERVGIVVAAPQPYILAVEAVDGTADLVIKPMTAIAVDGITGTARSAEGELVLVVGLSFLMDGCRGSVRMAA, encoded by the coding sequence ATGGACGATATGCTCAAGGATTTTGTCGTCGAGGCGATGGATCTTGCGGTTAATGTTGAAGAACACTTATTACGTCTGGAGCGCGATCCGGACAATAAAGAAACACTGAACGCGGTCTTCCGCTCCTTCCACACCATCAAGGGCGGCGCCGGTTTCATGAACTTGCCGGCCCTGGTGGCGGCCTGCCATCTGACCGAAAACCTGTTCGACGCCTTGCGTACCGGCGCCGCGCCGGTGACGCCGATCGCGATCGAGGCGGCGTTGCAGGCGTCCGGCTTCGTGGCCGACCAACTGACCGAACTGGCCAATGGCGCCGCGCCGGAAAGCTTGCCGGCCATGCCGGAAGAGCTCGAAGTGATCCTGACCGACGCCATCGAAGGCAAGACCGGTGAAGCCGCCGCGCCTGCCGTGGCTGCGCCGGTGGCGCAGCCGGTTGCCGCCGCAGCGGCCCAGCCGCTGGCCAGCGACGATGGCCTGGACTGGGAAGCGATGTATGTCGCGGTGACCCCGCCGGGCACCCACGTGGCCGCCGTGGCGGCCGCGCCAACGGCCGCGCCAGTTGCGCCTGCAGCCGTTGCGGTTGCCGCCGCGCCGGCGCCAGCCGCCGCCAAGCCTGCCGCCAAAAACTGGGATGGCGTCGACCGCCGCGAAGAACGGCCGAACAGCGCGCCGGTCAAGGAAGACAGCATCCGCGTCGACGCGGTGAAACTGGACGCCTTGCTGGAAGTGGCCGGTGAATCGGTGCAGGCCGCCAACCAGGCCGCCGTGCTGCTGGAGCGCTTGCTGCAATTCAAATTCGAAGGCCAGGCCGCGACGCTGATGGCGACGCTGGCGGAAACGCTGGAACGGGCCTCGCGTTACTCGACCGAATTGCAGCGCGCCACGCTGGCGACGCGGATGCAGCCGGTCGGCCGCCTGTTCCAGAAATTCCCGCGCCTGGTGCGCGAACTGGCGAAAGACCTGGGCAAGGATGTCGAGCTGACCATCGAAGGCGCGGAAACCGAAGTCGACCGCGTGGTGGTGGACAGCTTGTACGATCCGCTGGTGCACATGTTGCGCAACGCGCTCGATCACGGCGTCGAATCGCCGGAAGAGCGTTTGGCGGCCGGCAAGTCGACCAAATCCTATATTTCGCTGAAGGCGTGGCAGGAAGCCAATAGCGTGATGATCGTGCTGCAAGACGATGGCAAGGGCATGGACCCGGCCAAGTTGCGCAAAAAGGCGTTTGAAAAGGGCTTGATCAGCGAAAACGCGCAATTGAGCAACGACGAATGTTTCCAGCTGGTGTTCTTGCCGGGCTTTTCGACCAAGGATGTCGCCTCCAGCGTCTCCGGCCGCGGAGTCGGCATGGACGTGGTCAAGACCGCGGTCGAGAAAAACCGCGGCGCGATCCACATCGATTCGGCGCTCGGTTCCGGCACCAGGTTCGCGATCCGCTTGCCGATCGAATTGTCGATCGTGCCGACCATGCTGGTATCGACCTCCGGCGCCGCGCTGGCCTTGCCGATGGCGGTGGTGCAGCGCGTCGTCGAATTGCCGGAAACCTTCATGGAAGTGGGCGGCGCGCCGGTCTTGAAGGATCAGGGCCGTCCATTGCCGGTGCGGTCGCTGGCCGGCGCGCTGGGCTACGAGGCATGCAGCGAGCGGGTCGGTATTGTCGTGGCGGCGCCACAGCCGTACATCCTCGCCGTGGAAGCGGTCGACGGCACCGCCGACCTGGTCATCAAGCCGATGACGGCGATCGCGGTCGATGGCATTACCGGTACCGCCCGTTCGGCGGAAGGCGAACTGGTGCTGGTGGTCGGCCTATCGTTCCTGATGGATGGTTGCAGGGGAAGTGTACGCATGGCTGCCTAG
- a CDS encoding protein phosphatase CheZ — protein MTNAADDFDALFDEVSAQRTAAPEAAPVKAPPAAAAAADEDDFDALFESVSAAAAPAGAVAAGSAPASAPAESADQATAAFLEGDIDPADKPMFERLGGIVRLLHDSLRELGYDKALTEASSQIVDAQDRLEYVASLTEQAANKVLNTLDEGMPAQDVLSKKAKDMDQRWAALFDGKLSLEEFKALAGDSRQFAQTVSEATEAEKARLLEIMMAQDFQDITGQLIKKVVNITKTVENELAQLLRDNAPAEVREKLAQKPAPLMQGPSVPSVALDQDNVDDLLADLGF, from the coding sequence ATGACCAACGCCGCTGATGATTTCGATGCATTATTCGATGAAGTATCCGCGCAACGTACCGCTGCACCAGAGGCGGCACCGGTGAAGGCCCCGCCAGCGGCCGCGGCTGCCGCCGATGAAGATGATTTCGACGCCTTGTTCGAGTCCGTGTCCGCCGCCGCCGCGCCGGCTGGCGCCGTGGCTGCTGGATCCGCGCCCGCGTCCGCGCCTGCCGAGTCTGCCGACCAAGCCACCGCCGCCTTTCTGGAAGGCGACATCGATCCCGCCGACAAGCCGATGTTTGAACGCCTGGGCGGCATCGTGCGCCTGCTGCACGATTCGCTGCGCGAACTGGGCTACGACAAGGCGCTGACCGAAGCGTCGTCGCAAATCGTCGACGCCCAGGACCGCCTGGAATATGTCGCTTCGCTGACCGAACAAGCCGCCAACAAGGTGCTCAACACGCTGGACGAAGGCATGCCGGCGCAAGATGTGCTGTCGAAAAAAGCCAAGGACATGGATCAGCGCTGGGCCGCACTGTTCGACGGCAAGCTGAGCCTGGAGGAATTCAAGGCGCTGGCCGGCGATTCGCGCCAGTTCGCGCAAACCGTCTCCGAAGCGACCGAAGCGGAAAAAGCCCGCTTGCTGGAAATCATGATGGCGCAAGACTTCCAGGACATCACCGGTCAATTGATCAAAAAGGTGGTGAACATCACCAAGACCGTTGAAAATGAGCTGGCTCAGTTGCTGCGCGACAATGCTCCGGCCGAAGTACGCGAAAAACTGGCGCAAAAACCGGCGCCGCTGATGCAGGGCCCATCCGTGCCATCCGTGGCGCTGGACCAGGATAATGTTGACGACCTTCTTGCCGATCTGGGATTCTAA
- a CDS encoding universal stress protein — protein sequence MYKKILITTDGSAVSSKTACAGVAFAEQMHAEVLALYVAQEYQYPVYIEIIPPSYPSEEEYRIAMTKAGGEHLQAVLDACAKRGISCHGITAFSDTTALKIVDIAEQQGCDLIFMGSHGRSGWGQLLLGSVTNKVLSHSKIPVLVHRLIKEPAA from the coding sequence ATGTATAAGAAAATTCTGATCACCACCGATGGTTCGGCCGTTTCCAGCAAAACCGCGTGCGCCGGCGTGGCGTTCGCCGAACAGATGCACGCCGAAGTACTGGCCCTGTATGTGGCGCAGGAATATCAATATCCTGTCTACATAGAAATTATTCCCCCCAGCTATCCCAGCGAAGAGGAATACCGTATCGCCATGACCAAGGCTGGTGGCGAACACTTGCAGGCGGTACTCGACGCCTGTGCCAAACGCGGCATCAGTTGCCACGGCATCACGGCATTTTCCGACACCACCGCCTTGAAAATCGTCGACATCGCCGAACAGCAAGGCTGCGACCTGATTTTCATGGGCTCGCACGGACGCAGCGGATGGGGCCAGTTATTGCTGGGCAGCGTCACCAACAAGGTCTTGTCCCATTCGAAGATACCGGTACTGGTGCACCGCCTGATCAAGGAACCGGCTGCCTGA
- a CDS encoding response regulator, producing the protein MIRIVIADDHTIMREGLKRILDGAPDIDIVGEAIDGFEVLTQVRQGGFDLLLLDLSMPGRSGVDLIRQIKIEAPKLAILILTMHEEEQYAVRAIRAGAQGYLTKESAGTQLVGAIRKVASGRPYISAEVAEQLVLNIMMPNESLLHKQLSDREFEVFSLLVAGKSITEIANNLHLSVKTVSTHKTRIMQKMGMSSLSEMVQYAVAHRLLSPFKT; encoded by the coding sequence ATGATTAGAATTGTGATTGCCGACGACCACACCATCATGCGCGAAGGCTTGAAGCGCATACTCGACGGCGCGCCGGATATCGACATCGTGGGCGAAGCGATCGACGGCTTCGAAGTGCTGACCCAGGTGCGCCAGGGCGGTTTCGACCTGCTGCTGCTCGACCTGTCGATGCCCGGCCGCAGCGGCGTCGACCTGATCCGCCAGATCAAGATCGAAGCGCCCAAACTGGCGATCCTGATCCTGACCATGCATGAAGAAGAACAATACGCGGTGCGCGCGATCCGCGCCGGCGCCCAGGGCTATCTGACCAAGGAAAGCGCCGGCACCCAGCTGGTCGGCGCGATCCGCAAAGTGGCCTCGGGCCGGCCCTACATCAGCGCCGAAGTGGCCGAGCAATTGGTGCTCAACATCATGATGCCGAATGAAAGCCTGCTCCACAAACAACTGTCCGACCGCGAATTCGAAGTATTTTCATTGCTAGTGGCCGGCAAGTCGATTACCGAAATCGCCAACAACCTGCATCTGAGCGTCAAGACCGTCAGCACGCATAAAACCCGCATCATGCAAAAGATGGGCATGAGCTCGCTATCCGAAATGGTGCAGTACGCCGTCGCGCACCGCCTGCTATCCCCCTTCAAGACTTGA
- a CDS encoding Crp/Fnr family transcriptional regulator, with amino-acid sequence MEAGRQRQGRLWSNLKEVCDLLHISAACTIAADELLFQHVQFKTGQRVHTIGQPFDTLYIVNSGFLKTVLIDEFGNEQVLSFPMKGDMLGVDGIHSRHYSSEAVALSDCDLILLPFKKLTALGRIHLELENMMYGVMSRELVREQAMIGMLGALSAEARVARFLVSLAERFAQMGYSSKLFNLRMTRHEIGSYLGLTLETVSRTLSAFNEIGLISVDQRTIGIKDPEALKTLRRLPPSRSRAKQLAAAKLKTGAEPAVPAQLLATI; translated from the coding sequence ATGGAAGCCGGCCGCCAGCGACAAGGGCGGCTCTGGTCCAACTTGAAGGAAGTCTGCGATTTGCTGCACATATCGGCCGCATGCACCATCGCCGCCGATGAATTATTGTTCCAGCATGTGCAGTTCAAGACCGGGCAGCGTGTGCACACCATCGGCCAGCCTTTCGACACCCTGTATATCGTCAACTCCGGTTTCCTGAAAACCGTGCTGATCGACGAATTCGGCAACGAACAAGTACTGAGCTTCCCGATGAAGGGCGACATGCTCGGCGTCGACGGCATCCACTCGCGCCACTACTCGTCGGAAGCGGTGGCCTTGTCCGACTGCGACCTGATCTTGCTGCCGTTCAAAAAACTGACGGCGCTGGGCCGCATCCACCTGGAACTCGAAAACATGATGTATGGCGTCATGAGCCGCGAACTGGTGCGCGAACAGGCGATGATCGGCATGCTGGGCGCGCTCAGCGCCGAAGCCCGCGTGGCGCGTTTCCTGGTGTCGCTGGCCGAGCGTTTTGCGCAAATGGGTTATTCCAGCAAATTGTTCAACCTGCGCATGACGCGCCACGAAATCGGCAGCTACCTGGGCCTGACGCTGGAAACCGTCAGCCGCACGCTGTCCGCCTTCAATGAAATTGGCCTGATCAGCGTCGACCAGCGCACCATCGGCATCAAGGATCCGGAAGCGCTGAAAACCCTGCGCCGCCTGCCGCCATCGCGTTCGCGTGCCAAGCAACTGGCCGCCGCCAAATTGAAAACCGGCGCCGAACCAGCCGTGCCGGCGCAATTGCTCGCCACCATCTAA
- the hemP gene encoding hemin uptake protein HemP, protein MQTSKPTPASDTLPVHAHAIAAAPQQPHRITSAALLQERREVEIEHGGKIYRLRVTQLNKLILTA, encoded by the coding sequence ATGCAAACCTCCAAGCCAACCCCGGCCAGCGACACCCTTCCCGTCCATGCGCACGCTATTGCTGCCGCGCCACAACAACCGCACCGCATCACCAGCGCGGCGCTGTTGCAGGAACGCCGTGAAGTGGAAATCGAGCATGGCGGAAAAATCTACCGTTTGCGCGTGACCCAGTTGAACAAGCTGATCTTGACCGCCTGA